The following are from one region of the Sulfurimicrobium lacus genome:
- the fabI gene encoding enoyl-ACP reductase FabI, with protein MGFLTNKKILITGLISNRSIAYGIALAMKREGAELAFSYQGDKIKERVTELAKEFGSDLVLPCDVGSDEEIDNLFSELGKHWDGLDGIVHSIAFVPKQALAGDYVDAVTREYFQIAHDISSYSFVALAKAGLPMMLGRNAALLTLSYLGAERYVPHYNVMGLAKASLESNVRYMATSLGPKGIRVNAISAGPIKTLAASGISDFGKLLGYNEKHSPLRRNVTIEEVGNVAAFMCSDLASGMTGEITYVDGGFNITALGNPDEV; from the coding sequence ATGGGATTTCTGACCAACAAGAAAATTCTGATCACCGGCCTTATCAGCAACCGTTCCATTGCCTACGGCATTGCGCTGGCGATGAAACGCGAAGGCGCGGAGCTGGCATTTTCCTATCAGGGCGACAAGATCAAGGAACGCGTCACCGAGCTGGCCAAGGAATTCGGCAGCGATCTGGTGCTGCCCTGCGACGTAGGCAGCGACGAGGAAATCGACAACCTGTTCAGCGAACTGGGCAAACACTGGGACGGCCTGGACGGCATCGTGCACTCCATCGCCTTCGTGCCCAAGCAGGCGCTGGCCGGCGATTACGTGGACGCGGTTACGCGCGAATATTTCCAGATCGCCCACGACATCAGCTCCTACAGCTTCGTCGCCCTGGCCAAGGCAGGCCTGCCCATGATGCTGGGCCGCAACGCCGCCCTGCTGACCCTCTCTTATCTCGGCGCCGAACGCTATGTACCGCACTACAACGTGATGGGATTGGCCAAGGCCAGCCTTGAGTCCAACGTGCGTTACATGGCCACCAGCCTGGGTCCAAAAGGCATCCGCGTCAACGCCATTTCCGCCGGTCCGATCAAGACCCTGGCCGCCAGCGGCATTTCAGATTTCGGCAAGCTGCTGGGCTACAACGAGAAACACTCTCCCTTGCGCCGCAACGTGACCATCGAGGAAGTCGGCAATGTCGCCGCCTTCATGTGCAGCGACCTCGCCAGCGGCATGACCGGCGAGATCACTTACGTGGACGGCGGCTTCAACATCACCGCGCTGGGCAACCCAGACGAGGTTTAA
- a CDS encoding flagellar basal body L-ring protein FlgH has translation MVNAFIKYAALLALLAGCTTVPPVNVHQPMTARPVPAAEAPGGNGAIYQAGYTNRPLFEDRRARNVGDTLIIAINEKISASKKSSSTASRKGSDSLSVPILGALSGANILKTPLSGSSENTFEGKGDSASNNAFTGTIAVTVIEVLPNGNLLVSGEKQIGINQGGEFVRFSGVVNPNTISTANTVSSTQVADARMEYKGTGYIDEAQTMGWLARFFMSVAPF, from the coding sequence ATGGTTAACGCATTTATTAAATATGCCGCGCTACTGGCCTTGCTGGCAGGCTGCACCACCGTGCCGCCGGTCAACGTGCACCAACCGATGACCGCGCGCCCGGTCCCCGCGGCGGAAGCGCCCGGCGGCAACGGGGCGATATATCAGGCCGGCTATACCAACCGGCCTTTGTTCGAGGACCGTCGTGCGCGCAACGTCGGCGATACCCTGATCATTGCCATCAACGAAAAGATTTCAGCGAGCAAGAAATCCAGCTCCACGGCCAGTCGCAAGGGTAGCGACTCGCTCTCCGTGCCCATTCTGGGCGCTTTGTCGGGTGCCAATATCCTGAAGACGCCATTGTCCGGTAGTTCCGAAAACACCTTCGAGGGCAAGGGCGACAGCGCCAGCAACAATGCCTTTACCGGCACCATCGCCGTGACCGTGATCGAGGTGCTGCCCAACGGTAACCTGCTGGTGAGCGGGGAGAAGCAGATCGGGATCAATCAGGGGGGCGAATTCGTGCGCTTCTCCGGCGTGGTCAACCCAAATACGATTTCCACGGCCAACACCGTTTCATCCACCCAGGTGGCTGACGCGCGCATGGAATACAAAGGCACGGGCTATATCGACGAGGCTCAGACCATGGGCTGGCTGGCGCGGTTCTTCATGTCCGTTGCGCCATTCTAA
- a CDS encoding ABC transporter permease codes for MKPLSPWQRAWQRFRSNRRGYWSLWVFGVLFALSLCAEVLSNDKPLVVHYQGQYYFPILKTYPETLFGGDFETEADYNDPYIVDKISQGKNWALYPLNRYSFNSINYFADSPNPAPPSRHNLFGTDDRGRDVLARLIYGFRISVLFAMALTLVGTLIGILAGALQGYFGGRFDLLFQRFTEVWGSMPELYLLIIFSAIFQPSITLLLVLLSLFGWLGLADYVRAEFLRGRNLDYVKAARALGVSNRAIMLRHLLPNSMTPVITFLPFRVSGAILALTSLDFLGLGVPPSTPSLGELLAQGKDNIEAWWLSLTTFTVLVGTLMLLIFVGEALREAMDTRRG; via the coding sequence ATGAAGCCCTTGTCTCCCTGGCAGCGCGCCTGGCAGCGCTTCAGATCCAACCGGCGCGGTTACTGGAGCCTGTGGGTTTTCGGCGTGCTATTCGCGCTGAGTCTGTGCGCCGAGGTGCTGTCCAACGACAAGCCGCTGGTCGTCCATTACCAGGGGCAGTATTACTTCCCCATCCTGAAAACCTATCCCGAGACGCTGTTCGGCGGGGATTTCGAAACCGAGGCCGATTACAACGATCCCTATATCGTCGACAAGATCAGCCAGGGGAAAAACTGGGCCTTGTATCCGCTCAACCGCTACAGCTTCAATTCCATCAACTATTTCGCCGACAGCCCCAACCCGGCGCCGCCCTCGCGCCACAACCTGTTCGGCACCGACGACCGCGGGCGCGACGTACTTGCACGGCTGATCTACGGCTTCCGCATTTCGGTCTTGTTCGCCATGGCGCTCACCTTAGTCGGTACCTTGATCGGCATTCTGGCCGGTGCGCTGCAGGGCTATTTCGGCGGGCGCTTCGACCTGCTGTTCCAGCGTTTTACGGAAGTGTGGGGTTCGATGCCGGAGTTGTACCTGCTTATCATTTTTTCCGCCATTTTCCAGCCCAGCATCACGCTGCTGCTGGTCCTGCTTTCCCTGTTCGGCTGGCTGGGGCTGGCGGATTACGTGCGCGCCGAGTTCCTGCGCGGCCGCAACCTGGACTACGTCAAGGCGGCGCGCGCCCTAGGCGTTTCCAATCGCGCCATCATGCTGCGCCACCTGCTGCCCAACAGCATGACGCCGGTGATCACCTTCCTGCCGTTCCGCGTGTCGGGCGCGATCCTGGCGCTCACCAGTCTGGATTTTCTCGGCCTCGGCGTGCCGCCTTCCACCCCCAGCCTGGGGGAACTGCTGGCTCAAGGCAAGGACAACATCGAGGCATGGTGGCTGTCGCTGACCACCTTTACCGTGCTGGTGGGGACGCTGATGCTGTTGATCTTCGTCGGCGAGGCCCTGCGCGAAGCCATGGATACGCGGCGTGGCTGA
- the flgL gene encoding flagellar hook-associated protein FlgL: protein MRISTSTLYDLGVSSIQKQSSALVKQQQMVSTGRRILTPADDPVGAARVLEVSQSKALNQQYDVNAGSATSSLGLEETALASVGSLIQDVRTIAINAGNPTLDHNNLASLATDLRGRYQELLGIANSTDGNGQYMFSGYKGSTQPFSETSPGNVAYNGDQGQRLIQISASRQIAVSDAGSDVFQQIKNGNGTFVTAAGAGNTGTGLVSPGSVLDPAKWAAVTDKNLSIKFAVDSTVTPPVTTYDIVDSTNTSILGGAGTPPYPRTYTSGSTISLKSQGAEPPFDYGVELSIENAPADGDTFSVKASTNESIFTTLNNLITSLETGSGTGLANDLNTALSNLDNDLNRVLTVRASVGSRMKEIESVKSTGGDLALQYDQTLSDLQDLDYAKAISDLTRNQLGLQAAQQSFVKIQGLSLFNYIN, encoded by the coding sequence ATGCGTATAAGCACAAGTACCCTCTATGATCTGGGAGTTTCCAGCATTCAGAAGCAGAGTTCGGCTCTGGTCAAGCAGCAGCAGATGGTTTCGACCGGTCGGCGCATCCTTACGCCGGCGGATGACCCCGTGGGGGCGGCCAGGGTGCTGGAGGTTTCCCAGTCCAAGGCCCTGAACCAGCAATACGACGTGAATGCGGGGTCGGCGACCAGCAGCCTGGGCCTGGAAGAAACGGCACTGGCGAGCGTCGGTAGCCTGATTCAGGATGTAAGGACAATTGCCATCAATGCCGGCAATCCCACGCTGGATCACAATAACCTTGCCAGCCTCGCGACCGACCTGCGGGGGCGTTACCAGGAATTGCTGGGGATCGCCAACAGCACGGATGGCAACGGTCAATACATGTTTTCCGGCTACAAGGGTTCGACCCAGCCGTTTTCCGAAACGTCTCCCGGGAATGTGGCATATAACGGCGACCAGGGGCAGCGCCTGATCCAGATCAGCGCATCGCGCCAGATCGCGGTGAGCGATGCCGGTTCGGATGTGTTTCAGCAGATCAAGAACGGTAATGGGACGTTTGTGACCGCTGCTGGTGCGGGTAATACAGGTACCGGCCTGGTCAGTCCCGGCAGCGTGCTGGATCCGGCCAAGTGGGCTGCGGTGACGGACAAGAATCTATCCATCAAATTTGCCGTTGACAGCACGGTGACTCCGCCCGTTACGACCTATGACATAGTCGATAGCACCAACACGTCCATTCTGGGGGGGGCAGGTACGCCTCCCTATCCAAGAACCTATACGAGTGGCAGCACCATCAGCTTGAAGAGCCAGGGGGCTGAACCCCCGTTCGATTATGGCGTCGAGTTGAGCATAGAGAACGCGCCGGCCGATGGCGATACTTTCAGCGTCAAGGCCAGCACCAACGAAAGCATCTTTACCACGCTCAACAACCTGATCACTTCTTTGGAAACGGGGTCAGGAACCGGCTTGGCGAACGACCTGAACACCGCACTTTCCAATCTCGACAATGACCTGAACAGGGTGCTGACGGTGCGCGCCTCGGTCGGGTCGCGGATGAAGGAGATTGAATCGGTCAAAAGCACCGGGGGCGATCTTGCGTTGCAATACGATCAGACGCTTTCCGATCTGCAGGATCTGGATTATGCCAAGGCGATCAGCGATCTGACCCGCAATCAGCTCGGACTGCAGGCCGCCCAGCAGTCCTTCGTGAAAATACAGGGCCTGTCGCTGTTCAATTACATTAACTGA
- a CDS encoding flagellar basal body P-ring protein FlgI: protein MNRTVRIITAALLAALISSVAQAERIKDLASIQGVRTNQLVGYGLVVGLDGSGDQTTQTPFTVQSIANMLGQMGVNLPAGTSLQLKNVAAVMVTASLPAFARPGQNIDVTVSSLGNAKSLRGGTLVMTPLKGADGLVYAISQGNLLVSGAGASAGGSSAQVNHLAVGRIPAGATVERAVSTPLGQGDYVSLDLNQSDFTTADRVVQAINRRFGEGTASAGDGGQVRVRAPRDANQRVAFISQMENLPIQAGSGAAKVIVNARTGSVVMNQNVEVDSCAVAHGNLSVTVSSDTQVSQPGAFSQGETTTTQNAQIDIKAQKGELVTLPGSPSLGEVVKALNAVGASPQDLLAILQAMKAAGALRAELEII from the coding sequence ATGAATCGTACGGTTCGCATCATCACTGCAGCGCTTCTGGCAGCCCTGATTTCCAGCGTGGCCCAAGCCGAGCGCATCAAGGATCTGGCCTCGATACAGGGGGTGCGCACCAACCAGCTGGTCGGTTACGGCCTGGTGGTCGGCCTCGACGGCAGCGGCGACCAGACTACCCAGACGCCGTTCACGGTGCAAAGCATTGCCAACATGCTGGGCCAGATGGGCGTCAATTTGCCGGCCGGGACCAGCCTGCAGCTGAAAAACGTCGCCGCGGTAATGGTGACGGCCAGTCTTCCCGCTTTTGCCCGGCCCGGCCAGAATATCGATGTGACCGTATCCTCGCTGGGTAACGCCAAAAGCCTGCGCGGCGGGACCTTGGTCATGACGCCGCTGAAAGGGGCGGATGGCCTGGTTTACGCGATTTCCCAAGGCAATTTGCTGGTGAGCGGCGCCGGCGCTTCCGCTGGTGGCAGCAGCGCGCAGGTCAACCACCTGGCGGTCGGCCGCATTCCGGCGGGAGCAACCGTGGAGCGTGCGGTGAGCACGCCGCTGGGGCAGGGCGATTACGTCAGCCTGGACCTCAATCAGTCCGATTTCACTACGGCGGACCGCGTTGTGCAGGCGATCAACCGCCGCTTCGGCGAAGGCACGGCAAGCGCCGGCGATGGCGGACAAGTGCGGGTGCGTGCGCCGCGCGATGCGAATCAAAGGGTCGCCTTCATCTCCCAGATGGAGAACCTTCCCATACAGGCCGGAAGCGGCGCCGCCAAAGTGATCGTCAATGCCCGCACCGGATCGGTGGTGATGAACCAGAACGTGGAAGTGGATAGCTGTGCGGTCGCCCACGGCAATCTGTCGGTTACTGTCAGCAGCGATACCCAGGTCAGCCAGCCCGGCGCTTTTTCGCAAGGGGAAACCACGACGACCCAGAATGCGCAGATCGATATCAAGGCGCAAAAGGGCGAACTGGTCACGTTGCCAGGCAGCCCGTCGCTGGGTGAAGTCGTGAAAGCACTGAACGCCGTGGGCGCCTCGCCTCAGGACTTGCTGGCGATTTTACAGGCCATGAAGGCGGCTGGTGCGTTGCGGGCTGAGCTGGAGATTATTTAA
- a CDS encoding microcin C ABC transporter permease YejB, with product MFAYILKRLLLMIPTLFGVLLITFAVIQFVPGGPVEQLIHQLKGQGPGGEASSGATQIYRGDRGMDKERIEKLKALYGFDKPAPVRFWEMMKNFAVFDLGESYFHHKSVTQLVISKLPVSISLGVWTFFIVYLTCIPLGIAKAMRDGSAFDVVSSTVILVGYAIPGFVLGVLLLVLFGGGSFWDVFPLRGLVSDNWAALPWHAKITDYLWHMVLPVSASVVGSFAVMTMLTKNSFIEEIRKQYVLTARAKGLSENTVLYKHVFRNAMIPLVTGFPAAFIGAFFTGSLLIETIFSLDGLGLLSYESVLKRDYPVVLGTLYLYTLLGLFAKLLSDLSYVLVDPRIQFESVSR from the coding sequence ATGTTCGCTTACATCCTCAAGCGCCTCCTGCTCATGATCCCCACGCTGTTCGGCGTGCTGCTGATCACCTTCGCCGTCATCCAGTTCGTCCCCGGCGGGCCGGTGGAGCAGCTGATCCACCAGCTCAAGGGGCAGGGGCCGGGCGGCGAGGCGAGCAGCGGGGCGACGCAGATCTATCGCGGCGACCGCGGGATGGACAAGGAGCGCATCGAAAAACTCAAGGCGCTCTACGGCTTCGACAAGCCGGCTCCCGTGCGCTTCTGGGAAATGATGAAAAACTTCGCCGTGTTCGACCTGGGCGAGAGTTATTTCCACCACAAGTCGGTGACGCAGCTGGTGATCTCCAAGTTGCCGGTTTCGATCAGCCTCGGGGTATGGACCTTCTTCATCGTATACCTGACCTGCATACCGCTCGGCATTGCCAAGGCGATGCGTGACGGGTCCGCTTTCGACGTGGTTTCCAGCACCGTAATCCTGGTGGGCTACGCCATTCCCGGCTTCGTGCTGGGCGTCCTGCTGCTGGTGCTGTTCGGCGGCGGCAGCTTCTGGGACGTGTTTCCGCTGCGCGGGCTGGTGTCCGACAACTGGGCGGCGCTGCCGTGGCACGCCAAAATCACCGACTACCTGTGGCACATGGTGCTGCCGGTCAGCGCTTCGGTGGTAGGCAGCTTCGCGGTAATGACCATGCTCACCAAGAACAGCTTCATCGAGGAAATCCGCAAGCAGTACGTGCTGACCGCGCGGGCCAAGGGTTTGAGCGAAAACACCGTGCTCTACAAGCACGTTTTCCGTAATGCCATGATCCCGCTGGTGACCGGGTTCCCGGCGGCGTTCATCGGCGCGTTCTTTACCGGCAGCCTGCTGATCGAGACCATTTTTTCCCTCGACGGGCTGGGGCTGCTGTCCTATGAATCGGTGCTGAAGCGCGATTATCCGGTGGTGCTGGGTACGCTTTATCTCTACACCCTGCTGGGGCTGTTCGCCAAGCTGCTGTCGGATTTGAGCTATGTGCTGGTCGATCCGCGCATCCAGTTCGAGAGCGTGTCGCGATGA
- the flgK gene encoding flagellar hook-associated protein FlgK has protein sequence MSGIFGIGITGLRAAQIGLTTAGHNITNAATPGYHRQEIVQSANTPLLSGSGFIGQGTNVDTVKRVYSQFLDRQVQTAETQSSYLETYSAQINQIDNMLADPNAGLSPSLQQFFQGVHDVAGNPASVPSRQSMISSAEALVTRFQTLNQRFVELRDGVNSQISASTGIVNSYAQQIAELNQRVIIAEAGSNGQPPNDILDQRDKLIADLNKEVNVTVVKQSDGAYNIFIGQGQALVVGQQAFSLTARPSQEDPERMDVAYVSNGNTTVLPQDSLDGGNLGGLLAFRAETLDKAQNELGRVAIGLAQTFNDQHRLGQDLNGNLGANFFNVAAPKVIPNTVNTAGASAAVTISDVSGLTASDYRLRYDGATTSWSLFDVTKNQTVAMTGLGTLASPFVADGLSIVVSAPTVPANNASFLIEPTRNGARDIGVAISDTAKIAAAAPIIAQVDNGSHAGTGNIGTGKISAGVVNPPPPTNAALQNNVTIAFIDATHFSVTDNTTATVLAASVVYDPTAVATVSYNGWTVELSGAPAAGDSFTVGPNTGGVSDNRNALLLAGLQTKNTLAGGTASYQSAYSQLVSSIGVKSRDINVTAQAQASLVEQSQQAQQSMSGVNLDEEAANLLRYQQAYQASGKMMQIASTLFDTLLSLGQ, from the coding sequence ATGAGCGGAATTTTCGGAATCGGGATTACGGGCCTGCGGGCAGCGCAGATCGGGCTGACGACGGCGGGCCATAACATCACCAATGCAGCCACCCCGGGCTACCATCGCCAGGAGATCGTGCAGAGCGCGAACACGCCGCTCCTTAGTGGATCCGGGTTCATCGGGCAGGGCACCAATGTCGACACGGTCAAGCGCGTCTACAGCCAATTTCTTGACCGGCAAGTACAGACGGCGGAAACCCAGAGCAGCTATCTGGAAACCTATTCCGCCCAGATCAACCAGATCGACAATATGCTGGCCGACCCCAACGCCGGCCTGTCGCCTTCGCTGCAACAGTTTTTCCAGGGCGTGCATGATGTCGCCGGCAACCCGGCCTCGGTACCGTCACGGCAGAGCATGATCAGCTCCGCCGAGGCCCTGGTGACGCGCTTCCAGACGCTGAATCAGCGCTTTGTGGAATTGCGTGACGGCGTCAATTCACAGATATCCGCCAGTACCGGCATTGTCAATTCCTACGCGCAGCAAATTGCGGAACTCAATCAGCGTGTCATCATCGCCGAAGCCGGCAGCAATGGACAGCCGCCCAACGATATTCTCGACCAGCGGGACAAGCTGATCGCCGATCTCAACAAGGAAGTCAACGTCACCGTGGTGAAGCAGAGCGACGGTGCCTATAACATTTTCATCGGGCAGGGGCAAGCCCTGGTGGTCGGCCAGCAGGCCTTTAGCCTGACGGCACGTCCCTCGCAGGAAGATCCGGAGCGCATGGACGTGGCCTATGTTTCCAACGGCAACACCACGGTTCTGCCTCAAGACAGCCTGGATGGGGGAAATCTGGGCGGATTGCTGGCGTTCCGCGCCGAAACGCTCGACAAGGCGCAGAATGAACTGGGCCGGGTGGCGATCGGGCTTGCGCAGACCTTCAATGACCAGCACCGCCTGGGGCAGGACTTGAACGGTAATCTGGGGGCGAATTTTTTCAACGTGGCTGCGCCCAAGGTAATCCCGAATACCGTCAATACAGCGGGAGCGAGTGCCGCTGTGACGATCAGCGATGTGAGCGGGCTGACGGCCAGCGATTACCGCTTGCGTTACGATGGGGCGACAACGAGCTGGAGCCTGTTCGACGTGACGAAAAATCAGACCGTTGCGATGACTGGGCTTGGTACGCTCGCCAGTCCTTTTGTGGCTGACGGTTTAAGTATCGTGGTTTCGGCGCCTACCGTTCCGGCGAATAATGCCAGTTTTCTGATCGAGCCGACCCGCAACGGGGCGAGGGATATTGGCGTAGCGATCAGCGATACCGCAAAGATCGCTGCTGCTGCGCCGATCATCGCTCAGGTAGACAACGGCAGCCATGCCGGAACGGGCAATATCGGGACGGGAAAAATCAGCGCCGGTGTCGTCAATCCGCCCCCGCCAACTAATGCCGCTTTACAGAACAACGTTACGATTGCGTTTATCGATGCGACCCATTTCAGTGTGACTGACAACACGACTGCGACCGTGCTTGCAGCCAGTGTCGTTTATGACCCCACCGCTGTGGCAACGGTTTCCTACAACGGCTGGACAGTGGAGTTGAGCGGGGCGCCGGCAGCAGGAGATTCCTTCACTGTCGGTCCCAACACCGGGGGTGTTTCGGACAATCGAAACGCGCTGCTATTGGCAGGTTTGCAGACGAAAAATACGCTGGCTGGCGGCACGGCTTCCTACCAAAGCGCCTACAGCCAGCTCGTCAGTTCTATCGGGGTCAAGTCACGCGACATCAACGTCACCGCACAAGCACAGGCAAGTCTGGTGGAACAATCCCAGCAGGCGCAACAGTCCATGTCGGGCGTCAATCTCGACGAGGAAGCTGCCAACCTGCTGCGCTATCAGCAGGCATACCAGGCATCCGGCAAGATGATGCAGATTGCCAGCACCCTGTTCGATACATTGCTAAGCTTAGGCCAGTAA
- the flgJ gene encoding flagellar assembly peptidoglycan hydrolase FlgJ: protein MITSVSDISSKLALDAQSVGQLRLQAKNDPVAGARAAAQQFEALFLNMMLKSMREATPKEGLFDNSNTELYTGMLDSQLAQSMSKGKGIGLADMMLRQMRLQGVIPPDPATPGDKKVFSGKMDRQFLPAATTNPILLSKPPAGYDLPAALPGTSTSPATGFSGAADFVNALWPQAADAAQQLGVPAHFLLGHAALESGWGKHEIRDAQGNNSHNLFGIKAGKGWNGAVMEAQTTEYVNGVAQKKTELFRAYDSYADGLKDYAGLLKNNPRYASMFTQPLDASGFARGLQQGGYATDPMYADKLARVINSGTLRQALS, encoded by the coding sequence ATGATCACCTCTGTTTCCGATATTTCTTCAAAATTGGCGCTCGACGCGCAAAGTGTCGGCCAGTTGCGTCTGCAGGCGAAAAACGACCCGGTCGCAGGCGCGCGTGCCGCGGCGCAGCAGTTCGAGGCGCTGTTCCTGAACATGATGCTGAAGAGCATGCGCGAGGCCACGCCCAAGGAAGGTCTGTTCGACAACTCCAACACCGAGCTTTATACCGGCATGCTGGACTCGCAGCTGGCGCAGAGCATGAGCAAAGGCAAGGGAATCGGTCTGGCTGACATGATGTTGCGCCAGATGAGGTTGCAGGGGGTGATCCCGCCTGATCCCGCAACACCGGGTGACAAAAAAGTGTTCAGCGGAAAGATGGACCGGCAATTCTTGCCGGCTGCCACGACGAATCCAATCTTGTTGAGCAAGCCGCCGGCAGGGTACGACTTGCCCGCAGCTTTGCCGGGGACAAGCACTAGCCCTGCGACGGGGTTTTCCGGCGCGGCAGATTTTGTCAATGCGCTGTGGCCGCAAGCGGCGGATGCGGCCCAGCAGTTAGGGGTGCCGGCACATTTCCTGCTGGGTCACGCAGCATTGGAAAGCGGCTGGGGCAAGCACGAAATTCGCGATGCGCAAGGAAATAACAGCCACAACCTGTTCGGCATCAAGGCCGGAAAAGGCTGGAATGGCGCAGTGATGGAGGCCCAGACGACCGAGTACGTCAATGGCGTGGCGCAGAAGAAGACAGAACTTTTTCGCGCCTACGACTCCTACGCCGACGGACTCAAGGATTACGCCGGCCTGCTGAAAAACAATCCGCGCTACGCGTCCATGTTCACGCAGCCCCTCGATGCATCGGGGTTCGCGCGCGGTCTGCAACAGGGGGGATATGCCACCGACCCGATGTACGCCGACAAGCTGGCGCGGGTGATCAATAGCGGCACTTTGCGTCAGGCGCTCTCTTAA
- a CDS encoding extracellular solute-binding protein, with the protein MAAIITHFSGMGRSLAACLCLRYTSAMTALFQILVGLVWLMTAQFAAAVPAIALGYAPKYPTGFSHFDYADAFAPKRGSLTLSAVGNFDSLNPFLLKGIAAVGITDLVFETLMEQSLDEPFSQYGLLARDVALARDRLSVTYQLDPRARFSDGSPVLAEDVKFSFDTLKSQLAHPQYRFYWADIKRAVVVDERTVRFEFARVNPELHLLTGQIPIFSHRWGGGKPFDKIVTDSPLGSGPYRVDEVQLGKKISFGRNPDYWAKDLNTRRGMFNYDRVAFIYYKDSTVQLEAFKAGEFDFVAVSNSKQWARDYRGPKFSQGLIRKAELKHSNNAGMQGFVFNIRRDIFKDKRVRQAIGLALDFEWSNKNLFYGQYQRCNSYFSNSELASSGVPQGDELKLLEPYRDRLPPEVFTRPWQPPTTNPPGSLRANLRQAKSLLAQAGWTYRDGALRNAKGEPLEFEILLAEKGFERIVGPFARNLARLGILASYRTVDIALYQRRSDTFDFDMMVQAFPESQSPGNEQMNLWHSSAADKEGSNNVIGIKDPVVDAMVEKLVYAPDRKALVTATHALDRVLLNGDYLVPNWFTPTHRIAYWDKFGFPKQLPLYYSATEWMLRFSWAKR; encoded by the coding sequence ATGGCGGCAATTATAACCCACTTTTCCGGCATGGGCCGCAGCTTGGCCGCTTGCCTGTGTTTACGCTACACTTCGGCGATGACAGCGTTATTTCAAATCCTGGTGGGCCTTGTGTGGCTGATGACGGCGCAGTTTGCTGCCGCGGTTCCAGCCATCGCCCTCGGTTACGCGCCTAAATACCCTACTGGCTTCAGTCACTTCGATTATGCCGATGCATTCGCGCCCAAACGCGGCAGCCTCACCTTGTCCGCGGTGGGAAATTTCGACAGCCTCAATCCCTTCCTGCTAAAAGGCATCGCCGCCGTGGGGATTACCGACCTGGTGTTCGAAACCTTGATGGAACAGAGCCTGGACGAGCCGTTCAGCCAGTACGGCCTGCTGGCGCGGGACGTGGCGCTGGCTAGGGACCGGCTTTCCGTCACTTACCAGCTCGACCCCAGGGCCAGATTCTCGGACGGTTCGCCGGTGCTGGCCGAGGACGTGAAATTTTCCTTCGATACCCTCAAAAGCCAGCTGGCCCATCCCCAATACCGCTTCTACTGGGCCGATATCAAGCGTGCGGTAGTGGTGGACGAACGCACCGTGCGCTTCGAGTTCGCCCGGGTCAATCCCGAGCTGCACCTCCTGACCGGCCAGATTCCCATTTTTTCCCATCGCTGGGGCGGGGGTAAGCCTTTCGACAAGATCGTCACCGATTCTCCGCTGGGTAGCGGCCCTTACCGGGTGGACGAGGTCCAGCTCGGCAAGAAGATCAGCTTCGGGCGCAACCCCGACTACTGGGCCAAGGACCTCAATACCCGGCGCGGCATGTTCAACTACGACCGGGTGGCGTTCATTTATTACAAGGATTCTACCGTTCAGCTGGAGGCCTTCAAGGCCGGTGAATTCGATTTCGTGGCGGTCTCCAATTCCAAGCAATGGGCGCGTGACTACCGCGGGCCGAAGTTCAGCCAGGGTCTGATCCGGAAGGCGGAGCTGAAACACAGCAACAACGCGGGCATGCAGGGCTTCGTGTTCAATATCCGGCGCGATATTTTCAAGGACAAGCGCGTCAGGCAGGCCATCGGACTGGCGCTCGATTTCGAATGGTCGAACAAGAACCTGTTCTACGGCCAGTACCAGCGCTGCAACAGCTACTTCAGCAACAGCGAACTGGCGTCGTCGGGCGTGCCCCAGGGCGACGAGTTGAAACTGCTTGAGCCCTATCGCGACCGCTTGCCGCCCGAGGTGTTCACGCGGCCGTGGCAGCCGCCCACCACCAACCCGCCCGGCTCATTGCGCGCCAACCTGCGCCAGGCCAAATCCCTGCTGGCGCAAGCCGGCTGGACCTACCGCGACGGTGCGCTGCGCAACGCCAAGGGCGAACCGCTGGAATTCGAGATCCTGCTGGCGGAAAAAGGCTTCGAGCGCATCGTCGGCCCTTTCGCGCGCAACCTCGCCCGGCTCGGCATCCTGGCCAGTTACCGCACCGTGGACATCGCGCTTTACCAGCGCCGTTCCGATACCTTCGATTTCGACATGATGGTACAAGCCTTCCCCGAGTCCCAGTCTCCCGGCAACGAGCAGATGAACCTGTGGCATTCCAGCGCGGCCGACAAGGAAGGTTCCAACAACGTCATCGGCATCAAGGACCCGGTGGTGGACGCCATGGTGGAGAAGCTGGTCTACGCGCCCGACCGCAAGGCGCTGGTGACCGCCACCCATGCCCTGGACCGCGTGCTGCTCAACGGCGATTACCTGGTGCCGAACTGGTTCACCCCGACGCACCGGATAGCATACTGGGACAAGTTCGGTTTCCCGAAGCAACTGCCGCTGTACTATTCGGCGACGGAATGGATGCTGCGCTTCAGCTGGGCCAAACGATGA